A stretch of Phragmites australis chromosome 12, lpPhrAust1.1, whole genome shotgun sequence DNA encodes these proteins:
- the LOC133886926 gene encoding cyclic nucleotide-gated ion channel 18-like translates to MAAFIHRHILPPFRRPPLPFFHPGAARGPSSALPAGRRPWTPRRILDPGDDVVLRWYRLFLVTCLVGLFVDPMYFYLLHTDGLQSCVSMDMGIGVLVTAVRTVADLFYLAHMILKFRIAFVAPSSRIFGRGELVRDPDQIAIRYLKNDFIIDLAAMLPIPQVIIWFVIPAVSTSSANHTNNTLSMIVLIQYIPRVFLIISLNSKIVKTSGVVTRTAWAGAAYNLLLYTLASHVLGALWYLLSIERQYTCWMEVCTKENGTAGDIPRCFMSYLDCKSKENPIRQTWHNHSEIRKQCLLPDAIYEYGLFADALNLDSSGVAFIDKYLYCLWWGFRNLSSYGQNLQNSTYKGETIFCILICIMGLVFFSHLIGNMQTYLQSMTVRLEEWRVKRRDIEEWMRHRQLPPELQERVRRFFQYKWLATRGVDEESILQSLPLDLRREIQRHLCLALVRRVPFFSQMDEQLLDAICERLVSSLSTKDAYIVREGDPVSEMLFIIRGELESSTTDGGRTNFFSSITLRPGDFCGEELLTWALMPNPSLNFPQSTRTVRSLTEVEAFALRAEDLKYVANQFKRLHSKRLQHAFRYYSHQWRSWGACFVQGAWRRYKKRKLAKELMKQEGIYYQDAGTGGGDDDGYGPGLGGGDNDVDGDGAPLLGEYKGQHGAGAAAAEGADGGGGAHLGVTFLASKFAKNTKRGAAQHQKMITHQRIDDVSTMKFPKLAKPDEPDFSLHTDDVL, encoded by the exons ATGGCCGCCTTCATCCACCGCCACATCCTCCCTCCCTTCCGCCGCCCGCCGCTCCCTTTCTTCCACCCGGGCGCCGCCAGGGGGCCCTCCTCCGCGCTGCCCGCAGGCCGCCGCCCGTGGACGCCCCGCCGCATCCTCGACCCGGGCGACGACGTCGTCCTCCGCTGGtaccgcctcttcctcgtcaCCTGCCTCGTCGGCCTCTTCGTGGACCCCATGTACTTCTACCTCCTCCACACCGACGGTCTCCAATCCTGCGTCTCCATGGACATGGGCATCGGCGTCCTCGTCACCGCCGTCCGCACCGTCGCCGACCTCTTCTACCTCGCACACATGATCCTCAAGTTCCGCATCGCGTTCGTCGCGCCCAGCTCCCGCATCTTCGGGCGCGGCGAGCTCGTCCGGGACCCCGACCAGATCGCCATCCGATACCTCAAGAACGACTTCATCATCGACCTTGCCGCTATGCTCCCGATCCCGCAG GTGATTATCTGGTTTGTTATACCAGCTGTGAGTACCTCCTCAGCCAATCACACCAACAACACGCTCTCGATGATCGTATTGATCCAGTACATACCGCGAGTGTTTCTTATAATATCCTTGAACTCTAAGATTGTGAAGACGAGTGGAGTAGTCACAAGGACTGCTTGGGCAGGGGCCGCGTACAACTTGCTTCTTTACACATTGGCTAGTCAT GTTCTTGGCGCTCTGTGGTATCTGCTGTCCATTGAGCGGCAGTACACCTGCTGGATGGAAGTGTGCACAAAAGAGAATGGCACTGCAGGAGACATCCCTAGATGTTTTATGAGCTATTTGGACTGCAAAAGCAAGGAAAATCCCATACGTCAGACTTGGCATAACCATAGTGAGATCAGGAAACAGTGCCTACTTCCTGATGCCATATATGAATATGGATTATTTGCTGATGCACTGAATCTGGATAGTTCTGGGGTGGCCTTCATCGACAAGTACCTCTACTGCCTCTGGTGGGGTTTCCGGAACCTGAG TTCCTATGGACAGAACTTGCAGAACAGCACCTACAAGGGGGAGACCATATTCTGCATTCTGATATGCATCATGGGCCTTGTCTTCTTTTCACATCTCATTGGAAACATGCAG ACGTACTTGCAGTCGATGACAGTGAGGCTGGAGGAGTGGCGGGTGAAGCGCCGGGACATCGAGGAGTGGATGCGGCACCGTCAGCTGCCCCCGGAGCTCCAGGAGCGCGTGCGGAGGTTCTTCCAGTACAAGTGGCTCGCCACGCGGGGCGTCGACGAGGAGTCCATCCTCCAGTCGCTGCCGCTGGACCTCCGGCGCGAGATCCAGCGGCATCTCTGCCTCGCCCTCGTCCGGCGCGTGCCCTTCTTCTCGCAGATGGACGAGCAGCTGCTGGACGCCATCTGCGAGCGCCTGGTGTCGTCGCTGAGCACCAAGGACGCGTACATCGTGCGGGAGGGCGACCCCGTGAGCGAGATGCTCTTCATTATCCGCGGCGAGCTGGAGAGCTCGACGACGGACGGCGGGCGGACCAACTTCTTCAGCTCCATCACGCTGCGCCCGGGGGACTTCTGCGGGGAGGAGCTCCTGACGTGGGCGCTGATGCCCAACCCGAGCCTCAACTTCCCGCAGTCCACGCGCACCGTGCGGTCGCTGACGGAGGTGGAGGCGTTCGCGCTCCGCGCCGAGGACCTCAAGTACGTGGCCAACCAGTTCAAGCGGCTGCACAGCAAGCGGCTGCAGCACGCGTTCCGGTACTACTCGCACCAGTGGCGCAGCTGGGGCGCGTGCTTCGTGCAGGGCGCGTGGCGGCGGTACAAGAAGCGGAAGCTCGCCAAGGAGCTCATGAAGCAGGAGGGCATCTACTACCAGGACGccggcaccggcggcggcgacgacgacggctaCGGGCccggcctcggcggcggcgacaacGACGTCGATGGCGACGGCGCGCCGCTGCTCGGCGAGTACAAGGGCCAGCACGGCGCtggcgcggccgcggcggagggcgcggacggcggcggcggcgcgcaccTCGGGGTGACGTTCCTGGCGTCCAAGTTCGCCAAGAACACCAagcgcggcgcggcgcagcACCAGAAGATGATCACGCATCAGAGGATCGACGACGTGTCCACCATGAAGTTCCCCAAGCTCGCCAAGCCCGACGAGCCGGACTTCTCCCTGCACACCGACGACGTGCTGTGA
- the LOC133887553 gene encoding aspartyl protease APCB1-like isoform X2, whose amino-acid sequence MTWVPIRNGPNNIYSTEVQKVNYGDQHRSVQGQSGKLTRVIFDSGSTYTYFPREAYTNLIAVVQPEWIFFSIFLSANCLKRNCTCLNFTVVKWPDANC is encoded by the exons ATGACATGGGTTCCTATCCGAAATGGTCCCAA TAATATATACAGCACAGAAGTCCAGAAAGTAAACTACGGAGATCAGCATCGCAGTGTGCAAGGACAGTCAGGGAAGTTGACTCGAGTGATCTTTGACAGTGGGAGCACATATACGTATTTCCCACGAGAAGCATATACAAACCTGATTGCTGTG GTACAACcagaatggatttttttttcaatttttctgtCTGCCAATTGCCTGAAGCGCAACTGTACTTGCTTGAACTTCACG gtGGTTAAATGGCCAGATGCCAATTGCTGA
- the LOC133887553 gene encoding uncharacterized protein LOC133887553 isoform X1 — MGWATRFLAAGCFFTAGVLFVLDALLGSPSCADTVTTAKLAHLLSFATSWGAALWASFIGGIIMLKNLPRHQFGNLQSKMFPAYFTLISACAAISVAAFAYPHPWKTTSAVERYQLGFLLSALGCNLSNLLVFTPMTIEGSNRLPPPPTQAIPCGSLDHAMGILDL, encoded by the exons ATGGGGTGGGCGACGCGATTCCTGGCGGCGGGGTGCTTTTTCACCGCGGGTGTCCTCTTCGTCCTCGACGCCCTCCTTGGCTCCCCATCGTGCGCCGACACCGTCACCACCGCCAAGCTGGCCCACCTCCTCTCCTTCGCCACCTCCTGGGGCGCTGCCCTCTGGGCCTCCTTCATCGGCGGCATCATCATGTTAAA GAACCTGCCGAGGCACCAGTTCGGGAACCTGCAGAGCAAGATGTTCCCAGCCTACTTCACACTCATCTCCGCCTGTGCCGCCATTTCCGTCGCCGCCTTCGCGTATCCCCACCCATGGAAAACAACGTCGGCCGTGGAGCGCTACCAGCTTGGGTTCCTCCTCTCTGCGCTTGGCTGCAACCTCTCTAACCTGCTGGTCTTCACCCCCATGACCATCGAGGGGAGCAatcgcctcccccccccccccacccaggCGATTCCCTGTGGTAGCCTTGATCATGCTATGGGAATTTTGGATCTGTGA